The following DNA comes from Vicinamibacterales bacterium.
GACCGTGATGCTGATCCTGGCCGCCTTGGCGACGCGCCGGATCGGCAGCCTGTCGCAGCGGATCCGGGTGCAGCAGCACAACCACGAGGCGACGCTCGGCGAACTCGAGCAGCTGCAGACGCAGAACGCGATGCTCGAAATCATCGCGAGATCGGTGGACGTCACGCTCGCCTTCCAGGCGCTCGCCTCGCGGATCGCGCGGCTGGTGCCGTGTGATCGCGTCGGGCTCGCGCTCCTCACCGAAAGCGGCGAGGAGTTCCAGACCTACACGGCGCGGGTGCGCGACGTCGAGCGGCGGTCGCGGCCCCGTCCGGAGATCGTCTTCAAGGTCGAGCAGACGCTGCTCGGCAACGTCGTCCGCTCGCGCGAAGCGGCGCTGGTCGGCGACATCGCCAAGGTCGCGACCGATTTTCTCGACGCCAACCTGCTCAACAGCTCCGGCTTCGGTTCCGTGATGATCGTGCCGCTCGTCTCCAAGGGCCGGGCGGTCGGCACGTTGAACCTCGTGCAGCGCGCCAAGCACGCCTACCGCCCCGAGCACGCCGCCGCCATCCAGCCGATCGCCGAGATCTTCGCGGTGGCGGTGATCGCGCAGCAGCTGCAGGTGTCGCTCGGCAAATACCGGTCGACCGAAGCGATGTCGGAGCTGACGCTGTCGACCGCCGTCGAGATGAACAGCGCCCTGCAGACGATCATCGGCCTCTGCGATCTGCTCGAACGCGGCTACCCCGACCCGAGCCTGCAGCGCGACCTCGCGACGGTGGTGCGCCAGGCGCAGCGAATCGCCGGACTGCTCGAGAGCATGCGCGCCGCCGCCCGCGAGCGGATGCGCGAGGTGGAGGCCGCCGTCGCCGATCGGCAGGCGGATATCCCGGCGAGCCCCGAGGCGTTCGCCGCGGAACCAGAGCCCGAGGTGTCGGGGGTGGCGCCGCCGCGCCCGCGAGATCGTTAGAGTCCATCTCACCCGGACGCCAGATCGCGTTCGAGCGCGGCGAACGAGCGGCGGGACTACGGGCGGCGCCCTACGGACGAGACTAGGATTTCAGCAGCCACGCCGCGACGAGCACCGCGAACACCATCACGGTCGTCGCCACGAAGAACCAGTCGCGCAGGCGGACGTAGGTGACGAGCGATGCCACGACGCGCGCGAGCGGGGTCAGCATCAGCACCACCAGCCCGGTGGTCAGCAGCAGCGTCACGCCGGCCGTGCCGCCGAGCACGAACCACAGGACGAGCCCGGCCGCCAGGCACACCGACGCGCTCGTCACGCCGATTTCGAGGAGGCGCCCGACGCGCAGTTCGAGCCGCTCGATGTCCTCGTCGGTGGCGTGCCGCATCAGACGAAGGCCTTCCTGAAATAGAGCACCGACACCGCGGCCAGCACGATCGCCATCAGCATCTTCAGCCACCGCACGCGGGCGCGCGAGCCGGCGTGCAGCCCGGCGCGCGAGCCGATCAGCACGCCGATGACCGCGGCGGCCGCCAGCGGTGGGTTGACCTCTCCCCGTGAGAAGTACTGGGGCGCCGACGCCGCTGCCGTGACGCCGATCATCAGCGCGCTCGTGGCGGCCGCGGCGCGCATCGGCACGCCGCACCACGCGTTGAGCACCGGCACCTTCAGGATGCCGCCGCCGATGCCCAGCGTGCCCGACACGTAGCCGGCGACGAACGACGCCGACATGCCGAGCGGCAGCCGCCGCACCTGATAGACCACGTCGCGACCGGTGTCGTCGTCGTGGAAGCGCCCGCCGAGCGCGCCGGGCGACGCCGACGCTTCCATGACGTTGCGGCTGTCGAGGCGGGACAGCATCAGGATCGCGATGGCGGTCGTGACGATCGCGAAGATCAGGTTCAGCGTGTGGCTCGACAACCGCGCCACCGTCATCGCCGCAATCAGGCCGCCGATCGTCGTGGCGATTTCGAGGAGCATGCCGAGCCGCAGGTTGATAAGGTGGCGCCCGGCCCGCCCGGCCGAGACGACGCTCGAAGTCGCGATGACGGTCATCAGACCGGTGGCCGCCGCCACCCTGAAATCGACGCCGAGGCCGGCATTCAGGAAGGGCACGAGAAAGACGCCGCCGCCGATGCCGAGCAGCGAACCAAGTCCGCCCGCCACCGCTCCGGCGACGATGACCGCGACGAGCGCGAGCAGACTCATGCGGGTGTATGATCCGCCGTGGCACCCATAGAAAAAGTGTAGCGTATGTTCTCCCGCTTCTATGACGATGGCCTTGCCCAGGCCTCCTTTGTCGTCGGGTGCCACCGCACGAAGCGCGCGGTAGTCGTCGATCCGAGGCGCGACGCGGCGATTTACGTCGAAGCCGCGCGGCAGGCCGGCGCGACGATCGTCGCGGTCATCGAAACGCACGTCCACGCCGACTTCGTCTCGGGCGCGCGCGAGCTGGCCTCGATCGGCCTGCCGGTCATCACCGGACCGGGTGCAGCTCTCGCCTACGAACACCACGAGGTTCGCGACCACGAGACACTGCAGGTGGGCGACCTCGGGTTGACGTTCCTCCACACGCCCGGGCACACCTTCGAACACATCGCGATCCTTGCGGAGGCGCCCGGCGAGGCGGCGCGCCTCTTCACCGGAGACCTGCTGTTCGTCGGCGGGGTCGGCCGTCCCGACCTGCTGGGCGAACGTGAGACGCGGGCACTGGCCGGGATGCTCCACCAGTCGCTGCGCCGCGTCGCCGCGCTGGATCCGTCGACGGAGGTACATCCCGGGCATGGCGCCGGTTCGCTCTGCGGCGCCGGCATCGGCCTGGATCCCTCCTCCACCATCGGCCGTGAATGGAGCCAGAACCCGCTCCTGCGCGACACGCCGGACCAGGCGTTCGTCGAGGCGGTGCTCGCCGACCTGCCAGACACGCCGCCGTACTTCGCGCGGATGAAGCGCCTGAATCTCGCGCCTGACGTGCTCGGACTGGCCAGCGGGACGCCGGCGCTTCCGTCGATCCGCCCGGCAGCCGCGGCGGCACTCGCCGCCGACGGCGCGATCGTCATCGACCTGCGGCCCGCAGCCGAGTTCGCAGCCGGGCATCCCGATGGCGCGATCAATCTTGCCTACGGCGCCAAAGTCGGTTACTGGGCGGGATGGGTCTTGCCGCCTGATGCCCCGCTCATCCTCTTCGGTGGGAGCGCCGGTCAGGCAGCCGACGCGGCGATGCAGCTGCGGCGGATCGGCCTCGACCGCATCGAAGGGATGGTGGACGGCGGTTTCAGTGCGTGGCAGGCCGCGTCCCTGCCGGTCGCGTCGATCCAGCAGGTGGACGCGGAGGCGCTCCGCGCGCGAGACGATCTCTACGTGGTCGACGTGCGCAGCGCGCACGAATGGCGCGCCGACCACGCGCCCGGCGCGGTCAATATCCCGGTCGGCGACCTTCCGGCGCGGGTGGGCGAGCTGCCACCCGGCCGGACGATTGCGACCATTTGCGAAGGCGGATACCGATCGAGTCTCGCGTCCAGCCTGCTCGCGCAGGAAGGCATCGCCGTGGTGAACGTCGCGGGCGGTATGGCGGCGTACCGCGGCAGCCCACAGAGCGTCGCGGACCGCCACTGACGCCGCCGAGCGCCCACGGACGAATCCGCGGCGATCAGTGCTTGTCGGCTGCTTTCGCGGCGTTCCGCGGGGAACGCGTGTCGAGGACGTCGACCATCCCTTTCGCCGCCGACGGCACGGCAACGGTGCCGTGGACGATATCCTTCGCCGCAATCTTGCTGCCGTAGACGAGGGCGTTGCCGTCGTTGTCGGGGCGCAGCGTCGATCCTTCGAGCGAGATGCCGGCGAACAGCCCGCGGGCGCGCGAGTAGGACAGCATCTCGGCGCGCATCACGACGTCGGTTGCGGCGGCGGCGGTCCGTCCTTTCGGGCCCGCGGCGGCCGAGGCGTCGGCGCCAAGCTTCACCTTGCTGCTCAGTACGGACGTGGCGCCGCGCTTGTTCATCACCAGGATCACGAAATCGGTTTCCTGGCCGCCAAGCTGGAGACCGATGCTGCCGCCTTCGAGGGCCATCAGCGTCGGCGCGCTCCACGGCCCGTCGAAATCGGCGCCGGTTCGGCACGTCATCGCGCCGCGGCCGTAGCTGCCGCCGACGCCGATCGCGAGTTTCTTGACCCCGGGAAACACCACCACGCATTCCGACTTGTCCAGCAGATCCTTCGGGATGTTGTCGGGGATGTTCAGAATCTCCTTCACCACGGTCGCGCAGGCGCGCAGCCGATCCTCTTCCTTGCCCTGCGCCGCGAGCGTCGTCGAGAGCGCCAGGACCATCACGACCAGTCTCTTCATATTGCTGAGTCTACCCCGGCCGGCCGTCCGCATGCGGCTTCAGGACGGCATAGAGCGTCGCCATGATCGGCACCGCGACACCGGCCTCCGCCGCGCGGCGCACCACGCTGCCCTGGAGCGCGTCGACCTCGATCCGCTTGCCGGCCTGGAGATCGATGAGCAGCGACGAGCGCATCGATCCCGGGATGCCTTCGACGTAGGGGATGATGCGATCCACGACGTCGGCGGCCACCGGCACACCGCTGGCGCGCGCCACGGCTTCGATCTCGCGGCACGCCGCGAGGAACTGTGCGCGCGTGAACGGATCACCCCACACCGGGCCGATGGGCAGCCGCGCCGCGCCGGTGAACCCGGCGAGCGCGGCGAGGAAGACGAACTTCTCCCAGATCGGCACGCGGCCATCCTCGACCGGGTACGACTGGATATCGGCGCCGGCGAACGCCGCGTGAATGGCGCGCACCCGCGAGGTCAGCTCCGGCAGCCGGCCGAATATTTCGCCAAACACGATCCGCCGGTGATCGCCGGTCTGGACGATCGTGCCCGGCGCCTCGAGCGCGGTCGCGATGTAGGTGCTGCCGCCGAGCGTCCGGGAGGGTCCGGCGGCGCGCGCCACTTCATCGCCGCTGTCGACGCCGTTCTGCAGGGTGAGGACTGCCGTGTCGTCGCCGAGCAGCGGTCCGAGCCGCGGCAGCGCCGACGCGTTGTCGTAGCTCTTGACGGCGAACAGGACGAGGTCGACAGGACCGATCGCGGTCGTATCCTCCTCGGCGCGCGCCCGCACCGTCAAGTCGCCGAGCGCCGGACTGCGGATCTCGAGCCCGCGCGAGCGAATCGCTTCGAGGTGGGCGCCGCGGGCGATGAAGATGACGTCGTGACCGGCGCGCGAGAGGCGCGCGCCGTAGTACCCGCCAACCGCGCCCGATCCGAGTACGGCGATTCTCATACATCACCCGAGGCGAGTTGCCTCACGGCTTCCCTCGCCCCGCTTCGACATCAGGTAGAACGGCACGCCGATGGCCAGGAGCGCCAGTCCGGCCAGCGATTCCTTCGGGCGCTCGACGAGGGTGTTGATCACGACCGCGCCACCGGCGGCGATGAAGATGATCGGCACGACCGGATAGCCCCAGACGCGGTACGGACGCGGCAGATCCGGCCGCCGTCGTCTGAGCCTGAAGACGGCGAACGCGCCGATCACGTGCAGTAGGTTCGACGCGAAGATCACGTAGGTGAAGAGCTGCTCGTAGCTCCCAGACAAGGCCAGCAGCGCCGCCCATGACGCCAGCGCGACGATCGCGACGTGCGGCGTGCGATAGACGGGGTGCACGCGCGCCGCCGCCGGCAGGAACACCCCGTCGCGGGCCATCGCGAAGAGCAGGCGGGCGCCCGCCAGGATCGCCGCGACGTTGCAGCCGAACGTCGACACGATGACGGTCAGCGCTACGAAGGTGGCGCCCCGCGAGCCGACCATCGCGGTCGAGGCCCGTTCGGCGACCCGGCTGGCGCCGCGCAGCTGATCGAGCGGCAGCGCGTAGAGATATGCGATGTTCACCGCCAGGTAGATGACCGTCAGCAGCGAAATCCCGTAGAACAGCGCGCGCGGTAGATCGCGCTGCGGATTCTTCATCTCGCCCGCGATCCAGGTGACGCAGTACCATGCGTCGTTCGCCCACAGCACCGCGATCATGGCCACCCCAAATGCCGCG
Coding sequences within:
- a CDS encoding GAF domain-containing protein; this translates as MITRNHRVHVWAIWGLIAVFGILEGVAWTLAGGIPRRPVVLVQVVAAWTVMLILAALATRRIGSLSQRIRVQQHNHEATLGELEQLQTQNAMLEIIARSVDVTLAFQALASRIARLVPCDRVGLALLTESGEEFQTYTARVRDVERRSRPRPEIVFKVEQTLLGNVVRSREAALVGDIAKVATDFLDANLLNSSGFGSVMIVPLVSKGRAVGTLNLVQRAKHAYRPEHAAAIQPIAEIFAVAVIAQQLQVSLGKYRSTEAMSELTLSTAVEMNSALQTIIGLCDLLERGYPDPSLQRDLATVVRQAQRIAGLLESMRAAARERMREVEAAVADRQADIPASPEAFAAEPEPEVSGVAPPRPRDR
- a CDS encoding DUF1634 domain-containing protein; the protein is MRHATDEDIERLELRVGRLLEIGVTSASVCLAAGLVLWFVLGGTAGVTLLLTTGLVVLMLTPLARVVASLVTYVRLRDWFFVATTVMVFAVLVAAWLLKS
- a CDS encoding sulfite exporter TauE/SafE family protein — translated: MSLLALVAVIVAGAVAGGLGSLLGIGGGVFLVPFLNAGLGVDFRVAAATGLMTVIATSSVVSAGRAGRHLINLRLGMLLEIATTIGGLIAAMTVARLSSHTLNLIFAIVTTAIAILMLSRLDSRNVMEASASPGALGGRFHDDDTGRDVVYQVRRLPLGMSASFVAGYVSGTLGIGGGILKVPVLNAWCGVPMRAAAATSALMIGVTAAASAPQYFSRGEVNPPLAAAAVIGVLIGSRAGLHAGSRARVRWLKMLMAIVLAAVSVLYFRKAFV
- a CDS encoding MBL fold metallo-hydrolase, with protein sequence MFSRFYDDGLAQASFVVGCHRTKRAVVVDPRRDAAIYVEAARQAGATIVAVIETHVHADFVSGARELASIGLPVITGPGAALAYEHHEVRDHETLQVGDLGLTFLHTPGHTFEHIAILAEAPGEAARLFTGDLLFVGGVGRPDLLGERETRALAGMLHQSLRRVAALDPSTEVHPGHGAGSLCGAGIGLDPSSTIGREWSQNPLLRDTPDQAFVEAVLADLPDTPPYFARMKRLNLAPDVLGLASGTPALPSIRPAAAAALAADGAIVIDLRPAAEFAAGHPDGAINLAYGAKVGYWAGWVLPPDAPLILFGGSAGQAADAAMQLRRIGLDRIEGMVDGGFSAWQAASLPVASIQQVDAEALRARDDLYVVDVRSAHEWRADHAPGAVNIPVGDLPARVGELPPGRTIATICEGGYRSSLASSLLAQEGIAVVNVAGGMAAYRGSPQSVADRH
- a CDS encoding lipid-binding SYLF domain-containing protein → MKRLVVMVLALSTTLAAQGKEEDRLRACATVVKEILNIPDNIPKDLLDKSECVVVFPGVKKLAIGVGGSYGRGAMTCRTGADFDGPWSAPTLMALEGGSIGLQLGGQETDFVILVMNKRGATSVLSSKVKLGADASAAAGPKGRTAAAATDVVMRAEMLSYSRARGLFAGISLEGSTLRPDNDGNALVYGSKIAAKDIVHGTVAVPSAAKGMVDVLDTRSPRNAAKAADKH
- a CDS encoding ketopantoate reductase family protein — its product is MRIAVLGSGAVGGYYGARLSRAGHDVIFIARGAHLEAIRSRGLEIRSPALGDLTVRARAEEDTTAIGPVDLVLFAVKSYDNASALPRLGPLLGDDTAVLTLQNGVDSGDEVARAAGPSRTLGGSTYIATALEAPGTIVQTGDHRRIVFGEIFGRLPELTSRVRAIHAAFAGADIQSYPVEDGRVPIWEKFVFLAALAGFTGAARLPIGPVWGDPFTRAQFLAACREIEAVARASGVPVAADVVDRIIPYVEGIPGSMRSSLLIDLQAGKRIEVDALQGSVVRRAAEAGVAVPIMATLYAVLKPHADGRPG
- a CDS encoding amino acid permease → MGIAEKTAGSVGPPTDEGLIRALGLGSAVLFVLGSVIGSGIFLTTGVMAETLPSPSLLLLAWLAGGVVALTGGLTYAELGAMFPNSGGVYVYLREAFGPLLAYLYGWAALLIFFSGGIAAVSVGFADYLSYFWPGLSASRVLLSAPTPIGTWTLSAAQVVAVLCITAQAWINYVGVRSGNRVNVVITIAKVAGLASLPIMALAAAKASPAWTPVVPAIAHPVAAFGVAMIAVLWANDAWYCVTWIAGEMKNPQRDLPRALFYGISLLTVIYLAVNIAYLYALPLDQLRGASRVAERASTAMVGSRGATFVALTVIVSTFGCNVAAILAGARLLFAMARDGVFLPAAARVHPVYRTPHVAIVALASWAALLALSGSYEQLFTYVIFASNLLHVIGAFAVFRLRRRRPDLPRPYRVWGYPVVPIIFIAAGGAVVINTLVERPKESLAGLALLAIGVPFYLMSKRGEGSREATRLG